Proteins from one Peromyscus eremicus chromosome 8a, PerEre_H2_v1, whole genome shotgun sequence genomic window:
- the LOC131917104 gene encoding histone H2B type 3-B — MPDPSKSAPAPKKGSKKAVTKAQKKDGKKRKRGRKESYSIYVYKVLKQVHPDTGISSKAMGIMNSFVNDIFERIASEASRLAHYNKRSTITSREVQTAVRLLLPGELAKHAVSEGTKAVTKYTSSK; from the coding sequence ATGCCTGATCCGTCCAAATCTGCTCCAGCCCCCAAGAAGGGGTCCAAGAAGGCCGTCACCAAGGCGCAGAAAAAGGACGGCAAAAAACGCAAACGGGGCCGCAAGGAGAGCTACTCCATCTATGTGTACAAGGTGCTGAAGCAGGTGCACCCGGACACCGGCATCTCCTCCAAGGCCATGGGCATCATGAACTCGTTCGTCAACGACATCTTCGAGCGCATCGCCAGCGAGGCCTCCCGCCTGGCGCATTACAACAAGCGCTCGACCATCACGTCCCGCGAGGTGCAGACGGCCGTGCGTCTGCTGCTGCCCGGGGAGCTGGCCAAGCACGCCGTGTCCGAGGGCACCAAGGCCGTCACCAAGTACACCAGCTCCAAGTGA